CCGATCATCAGGGCCGCGGCCGTGGCGCCGGTGCGGCGGGGGTTGCGGAGCGCGTTCCGCTCGGCCATCCGGCCGACCGGACCGAAGATCCGCAGGACGACGACGCCCAGGGCGCGGACGACTCCGCCGGCGAGGAGCGGGCCGACGACGACGAAGCCGAGGAGGGAGAGGAAGACGCCGAGACCGAGCCAGAGCGAGCCGGGGCCCGCTTCCTCGGCGCGGGACGCCGCCACGAGCGCGGCCGCTCCGGCGGCGGTGAGGGCGAGGCCGAGGCCGCCGCGGATCCGTCCGGCCCTGCCGTCGGCGGGGGTTCCCGCGTCGCGGAGCGCTGCCATCGGGGAGATCTTCCCGGCGCGGCGGGCCGGGATGTAGGCGGCGAGGACGGTGACGACGATGCCGAGGACGAGGCCGACGACCGGGGTCGTCCACGTGACGGTGAGGTCGTCGGTGGAGAGTTCCATGCCGATCGCGGACATGAGCTTCATCAGTCCGACGGCGAGTCCGACCCCCGCGGCGACTCCGGCGACGGAGCCGAAGAGACCGAGGAGCAGCGCCTCGATGAGGACGGAGCGGTTCACCTGCCGGCGGCTGGAGCCGATGGCCCGCATGAGGCCGATCTCGCGGGTGCGCTGGGCGACCAGCATCGAGAAGGTGTTGACGATCAGGAAGATGCCGACGAGGAAGGCGATTCCGGCGAAGCCGAGCATCGCGTACTTCATGACGTCGAGGAATCCGGCGACGTCCTCGCGGCCCGCGTCGGCGGCCTCGGCGGCGGTCTGCAGCTTGTAGTCCGCGCCGATGGAGGCGGCGATGTCCCGCTTGAGCGCATCGTCGCTGACGCCGGGCGCGGCGTCGGCCGTGATCTGGGTGAACAGGCCTTCCTTGCCCAGGAGTTCACGCTGCGCGGTGGGCGTCTCGAAGTAGACGACGGTGGCGCCCGGGTTGGTGACCTTGAACTCGGCGATGCCGGAGATCCTCGCGGTGAAGTCACCGGCGACGGAGATCGTCCGCAGCTCGTCGCCGAGCTTCAGGCCGTGCTTCTCGGCGGTGTCGCCGTCGACGACCACCTCGGTGGGACCGCGCGGCTCGTGGCCGGAGGCCATCTCCACCGAACGGAGTTCGTTGGCGCTCCAGTTGACGGCGATGGTCGGCGCGCCGCTGGTGGGGCCGACGTTCTTGTTCTTCGCGTCGACGACGGTGACGCTGGTCGAGATGACCGCGCCCTGCGCGGCCTGGACGCCCTCGACCTTGCGGACCTGCTCGACGAGCGAGGCGGGGAAGGACTCGGGGCGGCCGGACTGCGAGGACCCGTCCTCGACCGCCGCGTCCTTGGGGCTGACGGTGACGTCGGAGGCGGTCGACGCGAAGAGCTTGTCGAACGTCGTGTTCATGGTGTCGGTGAACACCAGGGTGCCGCTGACGAACGCGACGGAGAGCAGGACGGCGATGGCGGACAGTGCCATGCGTCCCTTGTGCGCGAAGAAGTTGCGCAGTGAGGTCTTGAGGACGCTCATGACGTCCGCCCGCGCGCGTCGAAGTCCTTCATGCGGTCGAGGACGGCGTCGGCGGTCGGCCGGAGCATCTCGTCCACGATCCGGCCGTCGGCGAGGTAGAGGACCCGGTCCGCGTAGGAGGCGGCGACCGGGTCGTGCGTGACCATGACGATCGTCTGGCCCAGCTCGTCGACCGAGGTGCGGAGGAAGCCGAGGACTTCGGCGCCCGCCCGCGAGTCCAGGTTTCCGGTCGGCTCGTCCCCGAAGATGATCTCGGGCCGGGCGGCGAGGGCGCGGGCCACCGCCACCCGCTGCTGCTGGCCGCCGGAGAGTTCGTTCGGGCGGTGCCTGAGCCGCTCGGAGAGACCGACGGTGTCGACGACGCGGCGCAGCCACTCGGCGTCGGGCTTGCGGCCGGCGATGTCCATCGGCAGCGTGATGTTCTCGATGGCGCTCAGGGTCGGCAGCAGGTTGAACGCCTGGAAGATGAAGCCGATCCGGTCCCGGCGCAGCTGGGTGAGCTTCTTGTCCTTGAGCCGGGTGATCTCGGTCTCGTCGAGGAAGATCTCGCCGCTGGTGACGGTGTCGAGGCCGGCGAGGCAGTGCATCAGGGTCGATTTGCCGGAACCCGAAGGTCCCATGATCGCGGTGAACTGTCCGCGGGCGATGTCGACGTCGACGGAGTCCAGCGCGACGACCCGGGTCTCCCCGGAGCCGTACGCCTTGACGACCTGACGCGCCCGCGCGGCGACGGCCGTACGCCCTCCAGTACCCCCGTGCCTGGGGATGGTCACAGCCGTGGTCACGGTTTTCTCCTCGGAGCGGTGAGTGGTGCGGTGGGTGGCTTGTAAGTTCAAGTTAAGGAGCGGGGACCGGACTTCTCCTCCTCCGCCGGGACGAACGGCCCCTGGGCCGTATGGGGGAGATCCCCCTAAGGGACGTCCACCCGGGGCGCCCCCGCCACCGCACCGCCGACCGCGCCGACCGCGCCTGGGGCCGGGGCCGCCGTGCCTCCGACCTCCCTCTCGGCGCTTCCCGGCCGCGTCCGGACACGCGTGAGGGCCTCCACCTTCAGGTGGAGGCCCTCGGCTCACTCAGAAGGCCCCGTTCAGGTCCCACCAGTCGCCGCCGCCCAGCCTGTCGCCCGCTCCGAGGCGGCCCGTGCCCGTGCCCGCGTACCGGTACAGCATCCGGGACTCGACCTGCGTCGCGATGAGATCGGGACGACCGTCGCCCGACCAGTCGCCGTTGCCGATGAGCATCGTCATGCCGTTCCAGCCGCCGCTGCCGACCAGGACGCGCGAGCCGAGCGCGCCGGCCTTGCCCGGGTAGAGCCAGAGCTTGCCCGTCGACGCCTCGCGGGCGTAGAGGTCGGCCCGGCCGTCGCCGTTCATGTCGCCGACGCCCACCAGGGCGTTCATCCCGTTCCAGCCACCCTTGCCGAGCAGCTTGCGCGCGCCCAGCGTGCCGGTGGAGGTGCCCGGGTACAGCCACAGCCTGCCGGTGGCCTTCTCCACCGCGAGCAGGTCGGACCGGGCGTCGCCGGTCAGGTCGCCGAAGGCGGCGATCCGGCTCATGGAGTTCCAGCCGCCGGCGCCGAGCAGCTTGCGCGTGCCGAGACCGCCGGTCCCGGTGCCGGGGTAGAGCCACAGCTTGCCGGTGGCCTTCTCGCGGACGATCACGTCCTCGCGGGCGTCACGGCTGAAGTCGCCGTGCCGGACCATGGTGTCGAAGATGTTCCAGCCGCCGGAGCCGACCAGCGTGCCGCTGCCGTCGCCCCGCAGGAACCACAGCCGTCCGACCAGGTCGCGGACGAGGACGTCCGCCCGCCGGTCGCCGTTCAGGTCCCCGAATCCGGCGGCCCTGGGCGAGGTGTCCGAGATCCAGTACGGGTACGCGGGCCCCTCGCACTCCCGGATCGTGCGGACGATCTTCACCGAGCTGACGGAACGGCTGGCGATGCTGGTCGTGTAGCCCTCGTTCGCGTACCGCCCGGCGCCGTCCTCGTAGTTCGGCTGGTTGAAGGTGCAGGCGAACCCGGGGGTCCGGTTGATGATCAGGCGGAACTTGTCGTCCCACGTGCCCAGCGTCGCCTTGCTCGACTGCGTCTTGAACATCGGCCCCGTGGCGCCGGTGTTCCCCCAGGCGCAGAAGTAGCCCGTGGGGCAGCCGTTCCCCGCGGCCTGCGCGGGCGCGGCTCCCGCGCCGAGCAGGCCGAGCGAGCCGAGTCCCAGGGCGACGGCCGTGGAGGCCAGTCGCCGGAACAGAGGTGTACGCATGAATTCCCTCCCGAAACGCGGCGCGCACACTCTTTCGATTCGCGCCGCGAAGAGGAACATACCCAGGTGATCGTCCCGCGCGGACGCGGCGTCACGTGACCGGGCCGCAGGACCGCACCTCGGGGTGGTCCGCGCTCAGCCGGTCGAAGGCTCCGTGCGGGGCACCGCGCAGGTGCTGGTCGAAGAAGGCGCGCAGACAGGTGCGGGTGATCGCCGTGGTGCGCAGCCCCGAGGTGGCCGCGCCGAGCGGCATGCCGAGCTGGTCGGCCAGCAGGCCGAGATCGGTGAAGGACGGGTGCTTGGCGCCCGCGACGACCAGCCAGCGCCTCCAGCCGGTCAGCAGGGGCCAGTCCCGGGCCCAGGTGTCCGCGGCGGGACCGTCGCCGGGGGCGTACTGGCCGTCCCGGCCGAGGAACAGGAACGGGCGGTCCAGGCCGGTGTCCGGGATCAGGGAGTCGGTGCTGCCGTCCACGTCGACGCCCGCGCGGATGCGCTCGTCCGCGACCATCGCCGCGATCGTGGCCGCGCCGCCCGCGGAGTGTCCGGCCATGCCGATCCGGTCCGGGGCCAGCCCGGCCGCGCCTTCCCACGGCGGGTCGCCGCCGAGCAGCCGGTCCAGCACGAAGGAGGCGTCGCGGGCACGGCCGGTCTTCACCTTGCGCCAGAACTCGGGGGTGCGCGCGAACCCGTGGCCGAGGGCGAAGACGGCCACCCGGCCGTCGGGAAAGGCGGTGGCCGCGGTCTCGTAGGTGTGGTCGATCGCGACCGCGACATAGCCGTGGCTGGCCAGGTCCTCGCCGATCGAGGTGAGCGTGGCGCGGGGCCGGGTGAAGCCCGGCGAGAGGAGGACCAGCGGCAGTCCGCGCGATGCGGGGGCGGGTGGGGCGTCGGGGAAGGCGTGGGTGCGCACCGAGCTCAGCACGTCGGGCGCGACGCCCACGGACCGCCCGGCCAGGACTTCCACCGCCTCGGTCCGGGTCAGGTACGGGGCGCGCGGACCGGACGGGCGCGCGGCCGGGTACCAGATCGTGATCATCAGCTCGCGCGTCGGCACCTCCGCGACCCACGGGTCGGGGCGGGAGGCGTCCTGGAGGTGCACCGACGTGGTGCCGACCGGATGCGACCCGGTCGGCGCGGGCAGGGCGGGTTCGGTCATGCGGTGCATCGTCGTCGTCCGCGCCCGGCCGCGCCATCGGGGAGATCCCCGATGTGCGGGTCAGGGGCACGGATCTCCCGGAGGCACGCGCCGGGGAAGGGAGAGCCTCGGGGGCTTCCTCCACCTCGGGTACGGGTGAGACCCTGTCGAGCGAACATTTAGGTGTACGAAGAAAGGGTTCTTGCGGTGACCGAGTCCTCCACGACACCGGCGGGCACCCCCGCCGGAAAGGCCGGAGCCACCGCCGCCCCACCCGGCCCGCCGGCGGCCCACCGCCGCGGCCCCGTCGTGGCCGCCCTCATGCTCGGCATGGGTCTCGCCGCCATCGACGGCACCATCGTGTCCACCGCCGTCCCCCAGATCGTCGGCGACCTCGGCGGACTCGCCGTCTTCTCCTGGCTGTTCTCCGGCTATCTGCTCGCCGTGACGGTCACCCTGCCGGTGTACGGGAAGCTCAGCGACACCTTCGGCCGCAAGCCGGTCCTGGTCGCCGGGGTCGTCCTCTTCCTCATCGGCTCCCTGCTGTGCGCGGCCGCCTGGAACATGGCCTCCCTCATCGCCTTCCGCGTCGTCCAGGGCCTCGGCGGCGGCGCGCTCCAGGGCACGATCCAGACGATCGCCGCCGACCTGTACCCGCTGAAGGAACGCCCCAAGATCCAGGCGAAGCTCTCCTCCGTGTGGGCCGCCTCCTCCGTCGCCGGCCCGGCGGCCGGCGGACTCCTCGCGGGGTACGCGGACTGGCGCTGGATCTTCCTGATCAACCTGCCGGTGGGAGCGGTGGCCCTCTGGCTGATCGTCCGGCACCTGAAGGAACCGGCCCGCACCGCCCCCCGCGCGCGCGTACGGATCGACTGGGCGGGCGCGCTCGCCATCTTCGCCACCGGGGCCCTGCTCCTCACCGCCCTGGTCCAGGGCGGTGTCGCCTGGCCCTGGCTGTCGGCCCCGTCGCTCGGCCTGCTGGCGGGAGCGGCCGTCCTGGGCGCGGTGACGGTGGCCGTCGAGCGGCGCGCGGCGGACCCGGTCATCCCCGGCTGGGTCTGGCGCCGCCGCACGATATCCGCCGTCAACCTCGCCCTGGGCGCGCTGGGCCTGCTCATGGTCGCCCCCACGGTCTTCCTGCCGACCTACGCCCAGTCCGTCCTGGGCCTCGGGCCGATCGCGGCCGGGTTCGTCCTCTCGGTGATGACCCTGAGCTGGCCCATCAGCGCGGCGTTCTCGAACCGGATCTACGGCCGGATCGGCTTCCGGCTCACCGCGGTCATCGGCATCTCGCTGGCCCTGCTCCTGCTCCTGGCGTTCCCGTTCCTCCCCTTCCCCGGAGAGCCCTGGCAGCCCGCACTGATCATGCTGCTCCTGGGCGGAGCCCTCGGCCTCTTCCAACTGCCGCTGATCGTGGGCGTGCAGTCGACCGTCCCGTACGAGGAGAGGGGCACGACGACGGCCTCGGTCCTCTTCTGCCGCCAGGTCGGCCAGAGCGTGGGCGCGGCCCTGTTCGGGGCCGTGGCGAACGGCGTCCTCGCCGCCCGCCTGGGCGGCGGCGACCTCGACACCCTGGCCCGCGCGCTCGACGCGCCCGGCTCCCTGACGGCCGGGGCGATGGACGGCCTGCGGCACGCGGTCGACGCGGCGGTCGACTACGTCTTCGTGGGCGCGGCGGCCGCGGCAGCACTGGCGCTGCTGGTCCTCCTGACCCTGGCGCCCCGCCGCTTCCCGGTCCTCAAGGAGGCACCGGGGGACGACCCCGCCTGACCGCGACACCCGAGGCCCTCGCTGGGCGGGGTGCCACGGTCCGGGGCCGGGGCGCGGGTCCCTCCAGGCGCCCGTACCGACGTGGCGGGTCGCGACGGTGACGGCGACCGCCGCTCGACGGCGGCCGCGCGTCCGTGAGACGTGCGGGTGTGCGTTCCTCCCGTGGAGGGGGGAGGCCGGCCGACGGTCGCCCTTCGGCCACCATCGGCCCGGATCACGCGCCCGGCCGCTTCCGGGGCGAGAGGCAGAACGGGTGCCCCGCCGGGTCCAGGACCACCCGCCACAGGTCGGGACGCGGCTGGGCCTCCGGGACGGTCGCGCCCCACTCCACGAGCCGGGCCACCGCCTCGTCCAGGTCGTCGACGTCGAAGTCGAGGTGCAGCTGCTGCGGCACCTCCCGGCCGGGCCAGGTCGGCGGCCGGTGCTCGTCGACCCGCTGGAAACCGAGGACCGGCCCGTCCTCGCCGCCGCCGACTCCGGCGAACTCCCCGTCCGAGCGCGGATGGAGCGGCCACCCCGTGGCCCGGTGGTAGAAGTCGGCGAGGGCCAGCGGGTCGGCGCAGTCGAGGTTGACCGCCGTCAGTTTCATCAGCACGGCGAGAAGCCTAGATCGCTCGCGGGGACGGCGGCTTCGGCCTCGACGGGCCGGCCTACGACGGGTGGGCGTCCGGTGCGTCGGCCTCCGGTGCGTCGGCGTCGGCGTCCGCGTCCGGGCTCGGTTCCTCCCGAGCGGGGTCCGAACCCCCGCGCCCCGTCAGCGCCGCCAGCGAGTCGCGGATGTGGTCCATGTGCCCGTGGATCTCGTCCCGGGCCTCCTCGTGCTCCCGCAGCACCCGCTCGGTCTCGCGCTCGACCCGCTCCGCCCTCATCCGGGCCTCGGCGAGCAGCCCGCCCGCGCGCGCCTCCGCGTCCTCCTGGCCGTGCCGGGCCTGTTCCTCGGTCTCGGCGAGGGAGCGGCGCGCCTCCGCGAGCCGCGCCTCCGCCGCGGTGGTCAGCTCCCCGTGGTGGGCGTCCAGGGCGGCCGCCCCGCCCTCCGCCGCGCGCTCGGCCTCCTCCCGTACGGCCTTCTGCTCCGCGTCCTGCTCCGCGAGGAGGTCCGCCGCGCGCCGCTCGGTCTCCTCGAAGACCTCCCGCGCCGCGGTCAGCCGCTCCTCCGCCTCGCGCCGCGCCTCCGCCGTCAGTTCCTCGGCCCGTGTCCGCGCCGTCGCCAGGGTCGCCCCCGCCGTCGCCTCGGCCGCCGCCCGGACGCCCTCCGCGTACGCCCGCGCCGCCTCCGCCGCCTCCCGGCCCGCCTCCTCCGCCGCCGCCGCGAGGGACTGCGCCGCCGCTTCGGCGTCCCGTACGAGCGACTCGTCCTCCCGCTCCGCCAGCTCCAGGATCTTCCCCGCCCGGTCGCCGAGGGACTCGTACCGGTGCGGCACCAGCGCCTCCACGGCCGCGCGCAGCCGGGCCGCCTCGGCCTCCATCTCCTTCGCGAGGACGGTCAGCCGCGCCGCCCGCTCCCAGGCGCCGTCACGGTCCTCGGAGAGCGCGGCGAGATGGCGGTCGACCTGCTCGGGCCGATACCCGCGCCCCCGTCCGACAGCGAAACTCATCCCTGGCGCCCCTTCCCTGTGCCCGACCCGAACGTCCAGGATGCTGCATAAGAACGGACAAAAGGCGCCCAACGTGCATACACGTCGAGCGCCTTTCATCACATTCTGTCCAGCAGAGTCTGTCCAGCGGCACCGGCGGGAAACCCCGGCCCCACCTCCTACAGAAGCCCGTCCCACATCTGCTCGAGCAGCACCGACCACCAGTTCTCCGGCGACGACAGCGCCGCCGGGTCCAGCATCGCCAGCTGCGCCTGGAAGTCGACCGTCCAGCGGCCCGCCTGCTCCGGGTTCAGCCCGAACCGCAGCCGCCACATCCGGCCGAGCAGCGCCATCGCGCGCGTGAACTCCGGCAGCCCCGTGTTCACGAACTGCGGCGGCACCGGCTGCCCGCCGGGACCGGCCTCCACCGGGACCGCCACGATGTGCGCGGTCCCGTACTGGACGCAGATCGCCCGGCCGAAGTCCGAACCGAGCACCAGGTACGAGCTGGCGTCCGGCGCGGACTGCACCTGCCGCTGCGCCGCCAGCTCCGCCAGCGTCGGCACCACCGGCACCGCGGGCTGCGCCCAGAAGAACGGCCCGAAGTCCGCCGGCAGACCCGCCCACACCAGCGTGCGCGCCACCAGCTCCGGCACGCCCTGCCGCGACACGGCGCGCTGGTCGAAGCGGAGGACGCCGGGACCGAACGCCCCGGCCAGCTCCTGCGCGATCGCCTCCGGCGGGACCGGCGGGGCGGGCTGCACCTGCGGCAGCGGCGCCCGCACCGGCGCAGGCCGCGCCGGACCGTCCGCCACCTGATGCAACTCGCCCTGATGCGTGAGGAGTTGCCGCATGCCCTGCTGACGGCCCGCGTGATCACGGCCGTACGGGGCGATGCTGGTGATCCGCGCCTGCGGCCAGGTCTCCCGGATCATCCGCGCGCAGTAACCGCCGGGCAGCTCACAGGACTCCAGCTCCGTGTGGAGTTCGAGCACCTGCTGCGGCGGCACGTTCATCGCGCGCAGCTCGTGCAGGATCTGCCACTCCGGATGCGGGGTGCCCGGCGCCGAACGCCGGATGATCTGCGCCTCGGAACCGTCCGGCGCGCGATAGCGCAGCACCGCCTGATAGCCGGGACCGACCGTCGGCTGACCCGCCGGCCGCGGA
This sequence is a window from Streptomyces sp. NBC_00691. Protein-coding genes within it:
- a CDS encoding ABC transporter ATP-binding protein, with product MTTAVTIPRHGGTGGRTAVAARARQVVKAYGSGETRVVALDSVDVDIARGQFTAIMGPSGSGKSTLMHCLAGLDTVTSGEIFLDETEITRLKDKKLTQLRRDRIGFIFQAFNLLPTLSAIENITLPMDIAGRKPDAEWLRRVVDTVGLSERLRHRPNELSGGQQQRVAVARALAARPEIIFGDEPTGNLDSRAGAEVLGFLRTSVDELGQTIVMVTHDPVAASYADRVLYLADGRIVDEMLRPTADAVLDRMKDFDARGRTS
- a CDS encoding FG-GAP-like repeat-containing protein, whose amino-acid sequence is MRTPLFRRLASTAVALGLGSLGLLGAGAAPAQAAGNGCPTGYFCAWGNTGATGPMFKTQSSKATLGTWDDKFRLIINRTPGFACTFNQPNYEDGAGRYANEGYTTSIASRSVSSVKIVRTIRECEGPAYPYWISDTSPRAAGFGDLNGDRRADVLVRDLVGRLWFLRGDGSGTLVGSGGWNIFDTMVRHGDFSRDAREDVIVREKATGKLWLYPGTGTGGLGTRKLLGAGGWNSMSRIAAFGDLTGDARSDLLAVEKATGRLWLYPGTSTGTLGARKLLGKGGWNGMNALVGVGDMNGDGRADLYAREASTGKLWLYPGKAGALGSRVLVGSGGWNGMTMLIGNGDWSGDGRPDLIATQVESRMLYRYAGTGTGRLGAGDRLGGGDWWDLNGAF
- a CDS encoding VOC family protein, whose protein sequence is MKLTAVNLDCADPLALADFYHRATGWPLHPRSDGEFAGVGGGEDGPVLGFQRVDEHRPPTWPGREVPQQLHLDFDVDDLDEAVARLVEWGATVPEAQPRPDLWRVVLDPAGHPFCLSPRKRPGA
- a CDS encoding ABC transporter permease, translating into MSVLKTSLRNFFAHKGRMALSAIAVLLSVAFVSGTLVFTDTMNTTFDKLFASTASDVTVSPKDAAVEDGSSQSGRPESFPASLVEQVRKVEGVQAAQGAVISTSVTVVDAKNKNVGPTSGAPTIAVNWSANELRSVEMASGHEPRGPTEVVVDGDTAEKHGLKLGDELRTISVAGDFTARISGIAEFKVTNPGATVVYFETPTAQRELLGKEGLFTQITADAAPGVSDDALKRDIAASIGADYKLQTAAEAADAGREDVAGFLDVMKYAMLGFAGIAFLVGIFLIVNTFSMLVAQRTREIGLMRAIGSSRRQVNRSVLIEALLLGLFGSVAGVAAGVGLAVGLMKLMSAIGMELSTDDLTVTWTTPVVGLVLGIVVTVLAAYIPARRAGKISPMAALRDAGTPADGRAGRIRGGLGLALTAAGAAALVAASRAEEAGPGSLWLGLGVFLSLLGFVVVGPLLAGGVVRALGVVVLRIFGPVGRMAERNALRNPRRTGATAAALMIGLALVAALSVVGSSMVASATDELDRSVGADFIVQSGTGQPIVPQAQAALEKAPGIDHVSEYKWVDATVTDPRGKTTKADLAATDPSYMKDLRRETTAGTLADAYGKGAMSVGSDYATEHGVKLGDVLTLAFKGGEKAKLKVAAITADTGQVDKGAMYINVSTLAEYVPADRMPQSLLLLASAKDGQETQAYQALKDALAPYPQYKVSNQADYKEQLQDQVGQLLNIVYGLLALAIVVAILGVVNTLALSVVERTREIGLMRAIGLSRRQLRRMIRLESVVIALFGALLGLGLGMGWGTAAQKLLALEGLGVLEIPWSTILTVFVGSAFVGLFAALVPAFRAGRMNVLNAIASE
- a CDS encoding cellulose-binding protein; this encodes MSFAVGRGRGYRPEQVDRHLAALSEDRDGAWERAARLTVLAKEMEAEAARLRAAVEALVPHRYESLGDRAGKILELAEREDESLVRDAEAAAQSLAAAAEEAGREAAEAARAYAEGVRAAAEATAGATLATARTRAEELTAEARREAEERLTAAREVFEETERRAADLLAEQDAEQKAVREEAERAAEGGAAALDAHHGELTTAAEARLAEARRSLAETEEQARHGQEDAEARAGGLLAEARMRAERVERETERVLREHEEARDEIHGHMDHIRDSLAALTGRGGSDPAREEPSPDADADADAPEADAPDAHPS
- a CDS encoding alpha/beta hydrolase family protein; translation: MTEPALPAPTGSHPVGTTSVHLQDASRPDPWVAEVPTRELMITIWYPAARPSGPRAPYLTRTEAVEVLAGRSVGVAPDVLSSVRTHAFPDAPPAPASRGLPLVLLSPGFTRPRATLTSIGEDLASHGYVAVAIDHTYETAATAFPDGRVAVFALGHGFARTPEFWRKVKTGRARDASFVLDRLLGGDPPWEGAAGLAPDRIGMAGHSAGGAATIAAMVADERIRAGVDVDGSTDSLIPDTGLDRPFLFLGRDGQYAPGDGPAADTWARDWPLLTGWRRWLVVAGAKHPSFTDLGLLADQLGMPLGAATSGLRTTAITRTCLRAFFDQHLRGAPHGAFDRLSADHPEVRSCGPVT
- a CDS encoding MFS transporter codes for the protein MTESSTTPAGTPAGKAGATAAPPGPPAAHRRGPVVAALMLGMGLAAIDGTIVSTAVPQIVGDLGGLAVFSWLFSGYLLAVTVTLPVYGKLSDTFGRKPVLVAGVVLFLIGSLLCAAAWNMASLIAFRVVQGLGGGALQGTIQTIAADLYPLKERPKIQAKLSSVWAASSVAGPAAGGLLAGYADWRWIFLINLPVGAVALWLIVRHLKEPARTAPRARVRIDWAGALAIFATGALLLTALVQGGVAWPWLSAPSLGLLAGAAVLGAVTVAVERRAADPVIPGWVWRRRTISAVNLALGALGLLMVAPTVFLPTYAQSVLGLGPIAAGFVLSVMTLSWPISAAFSNRIYGRIGFRLTAVIGISLALLLLLAFPFLPFPGEPWQPALIMLLLGGALGLFQLPLIVGVQSTVPYEERGTTTASVLFCRQVGQSVGAALFGAVANGVLAARLGGGDLDTLARALDAPGSLTAGAMDGLRHAVDAAVDYVFVGAAAAAALALLVLLTLAPRRFPVLKEAPGDDPA